From the Limosilactobacillus panis genome, one window contains:
- a CDS encoding MarR family winged helix-turn-helix transcriptional regulator, translated as MVEDEHLLDQAIDLYLTGLKGLGSFVSEPSAAFFLSFEQYLILHNIVHHPGVKLMDIAKDRAVTRSAVSRQLKVLLTNHYVIQKKDPVDRRRQSLVATSEGIRVEKQITQRIKKRFSNWLTIFGMKRGAQLLDLLSEFNQQIVQANTERDESK; from the coding sequence GTGGTTGAGGATGAACACTTATTAGATCAGGCAATCGATCTTTACCTGACGGGGTTAAAGGGACTTGGTTCCTTTGTCTCTGAGCCCTCCGCAGCTTTTTTCTTATCTTTTGAGCAATACTTGATTTTACACAATATCGTTCACCATCCAGGAGTAAAATTGATGGACATCGCAAAGGACCGGGCGGTTACCCGCAGTGCCGTTTCCCGACAGTTGAAAGTTCTGTTGACAAACCACTACGTTATCCAAAAAAAGGATCCGGTGGACCGACGGCGACAGTCCTTAGTGGCCACGTCTGAAGGAATAAGGGTGGAAAAACAGATTACTCAGCGGATTAAAAAACGCTTTAGTAACTGGCTAACTATCTTCGGCATGAAACGGGGGGCCCAGTTATTGGACCTCCTTTCCGAATTTAACCAGCAGATTGTTCAGGCAAATACGGAGAGGGATGAATCAAAATGA
- a CDS encoding Cof-type HAD-IIB family hydrolase, translated as MIKMIALDLDNTLLNSNKEISPRNEAVLKKLHQQGIHVVLCTGRPINAIWPYIEQLGLTDSDDYTITFNGGLVINNRTKDHLYEMGMDKHDLAPLLHFVNVHHIPLNVLDFDQVFELNDFPGSIYRSVLKNIKFRNIKATQLPEETFSKAVMAISPKKLTPIIKKLPAELKKHYHAVQSQAMIMEFLPIGVNKAAGLKVLLKHFGDGFSNLMSFGDADNDLEMIKAARQGIVMANGLPAVKKVATAITDTNDDDGVATYCERFFATQL; from the coding sequence ATGATTAAGATGATTGCATTAGACCTTGATAACACGTTGCTCAACAGTAATAAGGAGATTTCCCCACGAAATGAGGCGGTTTTGAAGAAGCTTCACCAGCAAGGAATCCACGTCGTCTTGTGTACGGGACGGCCAATTAACGCCATCTGGCCCTACATTGAGCAATTAGGGCTAACTGATTCGGACGATTACACGATCACCTTTAACGGGGGGCTGGTGATTAATAATCGGACGAAAGACCACCTGTATGAGATGGGAATGGATAAGCATGATTTGGCACCCTTATTACACTTTGTTAACGTTCACCATATACCACTAAATGTTTTAGACTTTGACCAGGTTTTCGAACTGAATGACTTCCCGGGCTCGATATACCGGTCGGTCCTGAAAAACATTAAGTTTAGAAACATTAAGGCGACGCAATTGCCAGAGGAGACCTTTAGTAAGGCCGTAATGGCAATTTCACCGAAAAAACTAACACCAATCATTAAGAAACTTCCGGCCGAACTGAAGAAGCATTATCACGCTGTGCAGTCACAGGCAATGATTATGGAGTTCTTGCCAATCGGCGTTAATAAGGCGGCTGGTCTTAAGGTGCTATTGAAGCACTTTGGTGATGGCTTCAGCAACCTGATGAGCTTTGGCGATGCCGATAACGACCTTGAAATGATTAAGGCGGCGCGGCAGGGCATTGTGATGGCTAATGGCTTGCCAGCGGTTAAGAAGGTTGCCACAGCGATTACCGACACGAATGATGATGACGGGGTGGCCACGTATTGTGAACGTTTCTTTGCAACACAACTGTAA
- a CDS encoding phage/plasmid primase, P4 family, with product MSKKRQALAPNNPVVKKLGINALFRDLDQQRKQETPPRSMKELEQQLQHDGQKWRDKHKKEFKNDNVKVFHPSPRIVADILERHLNYGIIANDDEEMEHGQVSFYDLDSGTYKESHRLLKKLATCVERTLTTRQLKEVMNYLFLDSHRLMETRSKWLIPVNNGVFNQHTHQLEPFSPKYVFRHKIMTSFNSNATEPSFNGWSLSEWFQQIAGDDQEKLLLLWQTISAVVNPNLTTDVAIFLVDSGQGRTGKSTFERLLENLVGAGNYGSLKLKEFEDDFKLASATGKALLIGDDNNPNDYNRTSENFKSVATGENVLINPKGLAPFNYRFNNFIIQSMNGIPRFSDTTDALFRRFRVIVFNHQYEATPANKRIKDEYIKDQRLLEFVLRKALSMTPDVLQDTAESREIIKDIKEDNDSVDHFIEEYLPELESTRIPVSFLFKFFLAAMDFENNPQKIKQNTFTRRAKPLMANKGWEYSRKNLAPLTYWNNSDIDKLDHLDQHYKYGIKVNPNKCQPLFDKTDK from the coding sequence GTGAGTAAGAAAAGACAAGCACTAGCCCCCAATAATCCAGTAGTAAAGAAATTAGGAATTAATGCTTTATTTCGTGACCTTGACCAGCAACGTAAACAGGAGACACCGCCGCGATCCATGAAAGAGTTAGAACAGCAATTACAACACGATGGCCAAAAGTGGCGAGATAAGCATAAAAAGGAATTTAAGAATGACAACGTTAAGGTATTTCACCCCTCACCACGTATAGTAGCGGACATATTAGAGCGTCACCTAAATTACGGGATAATTGCCAATGATGATGAAGAAATGGAGCATGGCCAGGTTTCATTTTATGACCTAGACAGCGGCACATATAAAGAAAGCCACCGCTTGTTGAAAAAACTAGCTACTTGTGTGGAGCGGACCCTAACCACTCGCCAACTAAAAGAAGTTATGAACTACTTATTCCTAGATAGCCACCGCCTTATGGAAACTCGCAGTAAATGGCTTATTCCCGTTAATAACGGTGTCTTTAATCAGCATACCCACCAATTAGAGCCGTTCTCGCCTAAATACGTATTCAGACACAAGATCATGACCAGCTTTAATTCCAACGCTACTGAACCATCATTCAACGGCTGGAGCTTGTCGGAGTGGTTTCAACAGATTGCAGGCGATGACCAGGAAAAGTTATTGCTATTGTGGCAAACCATTTCAGCTGTTGTTAATCCTAACCTAACCACTGACGTTGCTATTTTTCTGGTAGATAGTGGACAAGGCCGCACCGGAAAAAGTACGTTTGAACGGTTGCTAGAGAACCTGGTAGGCGCTGGTAACTACGGCTCATTGAAACTAAAAGAGTTTGAAGATGATTTCAAACTGGCCAGTGCAACTGGTAAGGCCCTACTAATTGGGGATGATAACAATCCTAATGACTATAATCGCACCAGTGAGAATTTTAAAAGTGTGGCCACTGGCGAGAACGTCCTCATCAATCCTAAAGGACTAGCCCCGTTTAACTACCGTTTCAATAACTTTATTATCCAGTCTATGAACGGCATCCCCCGTTTTAGTGACACCACAGACGCCCTTTTTAGGCGTTTCCGGGTAATCGTATTCAATCATCAATACGAAGCTACTCCAGCCAATAAGCGCATCAAGGATGAATACATCAAGGACCAGCGGCTGCTAGAGTTCGTATTAAGAAAAGCCCTTAGCATGACCCCAGACGTGTTACAAGACACCGCAGAAAGCCGGGAGATCATTAAGGACATCAAAGAGGACAACGACAGCGTAGATCATTTTATCGAGGAGTATTTACCAGAGCTGGAAAGCACTCGTATTCCCGTCTCATTCCTATTTAAGTTTTTCCTAGCCGCTATGGACTTTGAGAACAATCCACAGAAGATTAAACAGAATACATTTACCAGAAGAGCCAAACCACTAATGGCCAATAAAGGGTGGGAATATTCAAGAAAGAACTTGGCACCACTTACTTATTGGAATAATAGCGATATAGATAAGCTGGACCACCTAGACCAACATTACAAATACGGTATCAAGGTTAATCCAAATAAGTGCCAACCACTTTTTGACAAAACCGACAAATAA
- a CDS encoding LysM peptidoglycan-binding domain-containing protein, with the protein MNTKKNFVKAFATLGAVAFGVTSTAVVANANMVYTVKSGDTLSSISYKFAKDNSLINEIAKDNNLSDINHLQVGQKLLIKGNGEISTMNTPTTQATQTNGSQQNKNNTTGNNTADKASQSNNLSSADQAAKEWIAQHESGGSYTAQNGRYYGRYQLDLAYLGGDLSPQHQEEVAQQYMQNRYGSWQAAQAHWEANGWW; encoded by the coding sequence ATGAATACTAAGAAAAACTTTGTAAAAGCTTTTGCTACTCTTGGGGCTGTAGCCTTTGGTGTTACTTCAACAGCAGTTGTTGCTAACGCCAACATGGTTTACACCGTAAAAAGTGGTGATACCCTTTCGAGTATTTCTTACAAGTTCGCCAAGGACAACAGTTTAATTAATGAAATTGCTAAGGATAACAACTTGTCAGATATTAACCACTTGCAAGTTGGCCAAAAGTTACTGATTAAGGGTAACGGAGAAATCTCCACGATGAACACCCCAACCACGCAGGCGACCCAGACAAATGGTAGTCAACAAAACAAGAACAACACGACTGGTAACAATACTGCGGATAAGGCTAGCCAATCTAACAACCTTTCCAGTGCCGACCAAGCAGCTAAGGAATGGATTGCCCAACATGAATCTGGTGGTAGTTATACCGCCCAAAACGGTCGTTACTATGGTCGTTACCAACTTGATTTGGCTTACCTTGGCGGTGACCTTTCACCACAACACCAAGAAGAAGTCGCTCAACAATACATGCAAAACCGCTATGGCTCTTGGCAAGCTGCCCAGGCTCATTGGGAAGCCAATGGTTGGTGGTAA
- a CDS encoding tyrosine-type recombinase/integrase: MSYVRKAKKGYYGVAVYRDENGKRRQKSAGCFKLKREAVSAAVTLEKKLNAINQPLKDISLADYYQRWYEAYKQNGLSGISKSRYEIFHKVISNYFGDNKLRAIRRSDYQQFINEYGTKHAMSSVSKLNGAIRSCVGYAIDDDVITKDFTHNVKLVNNKEREYKVEYLTNDELVTLKTAIVGKLNRYNTSRYMILTAIYTGMRKSEIQALTWKDIDFLHATISISKSWDEKKKAFKSTKTESSKRTIKVNRELLNHLADLKANQSVMVFQNVLGTIPTSNALNKCLRSIMASCKLKKQGFHFHSLRHVHVAYLLGKGVDIYAISKRLGHSNITVTLKTYSYLIEEYKAKNDTLIIDKLAEL; encoded by the coding sequence ATGAGTTATGTAAGGAAAGCTAAAAAAGGATACTACGGCGTTGCGGTATATCGTGACGAGAACGGGAAGCGGCGGCAAAAATCTGCCGGGTGCTTTAAGTTAAAACGTGAAGCGGTATCTGCTGCCGTTACTCTGGAAAAGAAGCTTAATGCAATCAATCAACCGTTAAAAGATATATCACTAGCTGATTATTACCAGCGCTGGTATGAAGCTTACAAACAGAACGGGCTTTCTGGTATTTCTAAAAGTCGATATGAAATTTTCCACAAGGTAATCAGTAACTATTTTGGTGATAATAAGTTGCGGGCCATTCGTCGTTCTGATTATCAGCAATTCATTAATGAGTACGGGACCAAGCACGCAATGTCCAGTGTTTCTAAGTTAAATGGTGCCATTCGTTCCTGTGTGGGCTATGCGATTGATGATGATGTAATAACGAAAGACTTTACCCACAACGTCAAATTGGTTAATAACAAGGAACGGGAATATAAAGTAGAGTATCTTACCAATGATGAGCTAGTAACTCTTAAAACTGCTATAGTTGGCAAGCTTAATCGTTACAATACCAGCCGTTATATGATCTTGACCGCTATTTACACGGGAATGCGAAAGAGTGAAATACAAGCGCTCACATGGAAAGATATAGACTTTCTCCATGCTACGATCAGCATAAGTAAATCGTGGGACGAAAAGAAAAAAGCTTTCAAATCAACTAAAACTGAATCAAGTAAACGGACGATCAAGGTCAATCGTGAGTTGCTCAATCACTTAGCTGATCTAAAAGCTAATCAATCGGTTATGGTATTTCAGAATGTACTGGGGACCATCCCCACAAGTAACGCTCTGAATAAATGTTTACGTTCTATTATGGCTTCATGTAAGCTAAAAAAGCAAGGCTTCCATTTTCACTCACTGCGCCACGTTCATGTTGCCTACCTATTAGGTAAGGGCGTAGATATTTATGCCATATCGAAAAGGCTGGGGCATTCAAATATCACGGTTACGTTGAAAACTTATTCCTATTTAATAGAGGAATATAAGGCA
- a CDS encoding helix-turn-helix domain-containing protein, with amino-acid sequence MTEYFSYQQAMKYIGVKSPATLRKYISDGLPTIKVGKSKRIAKADIDKFMAEHRVVATQDK; translated from the coding sequence ATGACCGAGTATTTTAGCTACCAACAGGCCATGAAATATATTGGCGTGAAGTCACCAGCTACTTTACGAAAGTATATTTCGGATGGTTTACCAACCATTAAAGTTGGTAAATCTAAGCGCATCGCTAAAGCTGATATTGATAAGTTCATGGCCGAACATCGTGTAGTAGCAACACAAGACAAGTAA
- a CDS encoding helix-turn-helix transcriptional regulator yields MNRIRECRKKKKLTLKQLSEELAKNNFKISADALGKYERGDREPKMGTWVKLADFFRVPVTYLQGISGDSLSFTDDWPLRMKADHLEKFNKFIDQINEGIDSHDEEYYSSKEFDDKTKDSVGSFLQNAESLSQTLLAFNKLDQEASKSRNLLFSYLNDFLTSVNNKTWESINRNDDISTRNSKLRKSWLQISVIVATMLNVSKDKSFRKAMDNKVKQLMNQENSDNQ; encoded by the coding sequence ATGAATAGAATTAGAGAATGTCGAAAAAAGAAAAAGCTAACTCTTAAGCAATTAAGTGAAGAGCTAGCTAAAAACAATTTTAAAATATCTGCTGACGCTTTGGGAAAGTATGAGAGAGGTGATAGGGAGCCAAAAATGGGAACATGGGTAAAATTAGCTGACTTTTTTCGGGTTCCTGTAACGTACTTACAAGGTATTAGTGGAGACAGTTTATCTTTCACTGATGATTGGCCTTTAAGAATGAAAGCCGATCACTTAGAAAAATTCAATAAATTTATAGATCAGATTAACGAAGGTATAGATTCTCACGATGAAGAATATTATTCTTCAAAAGAATTTGACGATAAAACTAAAGATTCTGTAGGTTCTTTTTTGCAAAATGCTGAAAGCTTATCTCAGACTCTGTTAGCTTTTAATAAGTTAGACCAAGAAGCTTCTAAAAGTCGTAACCTTTTATTCAGTTATTTAAATGATTTTCTTACTTCTGTAAATAATAAAACTTGGGAATCTATTAATAGAAATGACGATATATCAACTAGAAATTCAAAATTAAGAAAATCTTGGCTTCAAATTTCAGTGATCGTAGCAACAATGCTGAATGTATCTAAAGATAAGTCTTTTAGAAAAGCTATGGATAATAAGGTTAAACAATTAATGAATCAAGAAAATAGCGATAATCAATAA
- a CDS encoding IS982 family transposase, translating into MNLLKSNHYCHHLQVNFAQLNRTCHRWYKLYAPKKLVQRPNINQVKVDDSTLIALLICQTQLGIESQRRFCMILVSSISRSRFNRRTRQLLPLLSLIRRKLNQDVDLHGQFLIIDSFPVPVCHPVRNYRAKIFRGSTDIGYNATKKQYYYGFKVHMIVSSDGYLLNYIVTKASVHDSKVAEELILNTMPLEHFLLADVGYVSRQLHTDLVSDGYELWTPFRQNMAGAKKHNSRILKAIRRTIETDFSLLKYYNAENNRARSLAGFQERLEVAILASNMEYCLEKFH; encoded by the coding sequence TTGAACCTTCTTAAGTCTAACCACTATTGCCATCATTTACAAGTTAATTTTGCTCAATTAAACCGTACCTGCCATCGCTGGTATAAGCTTTATGCACCTAAAAAGCTCGTTCAACGACCGAACATCAACCAAGTTAAAGTTGATGATAGTACCCTAATAGCCCTTCTGATTTGCCAAACTCAGTTAGGAATCGAATCGCAACGACGCTTTTGTATGATCTTGGTGAGCTCCATTTCTCGGTCACGTTTCAACCGTCGCACTCGCCAATTACTACCGTTACTCAGTTTAATTAGGCGAAAGCTAAACCAAGATGTTGATTTACATGGACAATTCCTAATTATTGATAGCTTTCCAGTACCAGTTTGTCATCCAGTTCGCAATTATCGAGCCAAGATTTTTCGGGGAAGTACTGATATTGGCTATAACGCTACGAAAAAACAGTATTACTATGGGTTTAAAGTCCACATGATTGTTAGTAGTGATGGTTACTTGCTCAACTACATCGTTACTAAAGCTTCTGTCCATGATAGTAAGGTCGCCGAAGAATTAATCTTAAACACTATGCCACTTGAGCACTTTTTATTAGCAGATGTTGGCTATGTTAGCCGTCAGCTTCATACCGACCTAGTTAGTGATGGCTATGAGCTTTGGACTCCATTTCGTCAAAACATGGCTGGCGCTAAGAAGCATAATTCACGAATCCTAAAAGCAATTCGCCGAACGATTGAGACCGACTTTTCGTTATTAAAATACTATAATGCCGAAAATAATCGTGCGCGAAGTTTAGCAGGCTTTCAAGAACGGTTAGAAGTGGCAATTTTAGCATCTAATATGGAGTATTGTCTAGAAAAGTTTCACTAG
- a CDS encoding bifunctional DNA primase/polymerase has translation MDKLQSALKYARLGYSVLPMKGKHPLIKFAGRPALTTDQIKEYWTKYPTANIALRTTSFFVVDIDTKKAHGKDGMKSIKQLPSGVILPTRTQKTASGGYQMFYMKPPDSHLTQAIGLLPGVDIKAHPNNYVLVPPSTTEKGEYRWLNATAAIKQPSQTLLKMIYNHHPTVREPRQASYQAKKKWTGMVLDNIVTGAPEGCRNDYLTRLCGQMIHAGAENETVWTLLNYANQFNTPPLDDTEVGRIVASVLKEEL, from the coding sequence ATGGATAAATTACAGAGCGCACTCAAATACGCAAGATTAGGCTATTCAGTTTTACCAATGAAGGGTAAACATCCCCTAATCAAGTTCGCAGGCCGCCCGGCACTCACTACCGACCAGATAAAGGAATACTGGACTAAATACCCTACCGCCAATATTGCATTACGTACTACCAGCTTTTTCGTGGTGGATATTGATACGAAAAAAGCACATGGCAAGGACGGAATGAAGTCCATTAAACAGTTACCATCTGGCGTTATATTGCCCACCCGGACACAAAAAACAGCAAGTGGTGGTTATCAAATGTTTTACATGAAACCACCAGACAGCCACTTAACGCAGGCAATTGGTCTGCTGCCAGGCGTTGACATCAAGGCACACCCTAATAATTACGTGCTAGTGCCACCGTCAACAACAGAAAAAGGTGAGTACAGGTGGCTTAACGCTACCGCAGCAATAAAACAGCCAAGTCAAACCCTATTAAAGATGATTTATAACCACCATCCTACCGTGAGAGAACCACGCCAGGCTAGTTACCAGGCAAAAAAGAAATGGACCGGAATGGTGCTAGACAACATCGTTACAGGAGCGCCAGAGGGTTGTCGCAATGATTACCTAACTCGCTTGTGTGGGCAGATGATACACGCAGGCGCAGAGAATGAAACCGTTTGGACATTGCTAAACTATGCTAACCAATTCAATACACCGCCGTTGGATGATACCGAAGTTGGTAGGATTGTTGCCAGCGTCTTAAAAGAGGAGTTGTGA
- a CDS encoding helix-turn-helix domain-containing protein: protein MDIGVKLPPELERATFSMVKAAIEQVVADTKATNHWPEYMNQRQAAKYLGTSPGTLIKWERADINFPTITIEGSKHYCKSSLDQWMKSQQQ, encoded by the coding sequence ATGGATATTGGAGTAAAGCTACCGCCGGAATTAGAGCGGGCCACTTTTTCAATGGTCAAGGCTGCTATTGAACAGGTGGTGGCAGATACAAAGGCAACAAACCACTGGCCAGAGTATATGAACCAACGGCAGGCTGCTAAGTATCTGGGGACTTCACCAGGTACCCTCATCAAGTGGGAAAGAGCAGACATTAACTTCCCCACCATCACAATCGAAGGCAGCAAGCACTACTGTAAATCATCCCTTGACCAGTGGATGAAGTCACAACAACAGTAA
- a CDS encoding transposase, with amino-acid sequence MEKHGSKKGRDDDYLILSTAQTKLQPQTIIQLYGRRWQIESYFKASKQYLAMDESQIQSYDGQVSYIAITELAYTLLAWQERLNTDDRTLGDSFYSFTNSLPDITSICALVYLISVLKCSGNEFIEDKIDQFMHTIPSNVQNIISRVL; translated from the coding sequence ATTGAAAAGCACGGTTCCAAAAAAGGACGAGATGATGATTATCTGATTCTCTCAACCGCACAAACAAAATTACAACCACAGACCATCATTCAACTTTACGGAAGAAGATGGCAAATTGAATCATATTTCAAGGCATCAAAGCAATATTTAGCAATGGATGAATCGCAGATTCAAAGTTATGATGGCCAAGTAAGTTACATTGCAATAACAGAGCTAGCATATACCTTGTTGGCATGGCAAGAAAGATTGAATACCGACGATAGAACATTAGGCGATTCGTTCTATTCCTTCACGAATTCATTACCTGATATTACGTCCATTTGCGCATTGGTATACCTAATTTCCGTTCTTAAATGCTCTGGTAATGAGTTTATCGAAGATAAAATTGACCAATTCATGCACACCATCCCATCAAACGTACAAAATATCATTTCAAGAGTGTTGTAA
- a CDS encoding Rha family transcriptional regulator, which produces MNNLVFMHGLNEEPYTTDKIIAECSNNQSKVVKNLIRNHKNDLEEFGILHFENAKLPGRGRPQKTYHLNEQQATLLITYLDNTPQVNQFKKNLVREFYRMKKELTQRQINRAIGKPQRKSLTDAIKEWPQAPKHIYINMTQLLLKRATGLTAQQIKKSRNVKTALDGLTIKEQERYSQLENIAIGLVGLNKTWNEVKGVLLLA; this is translated from the coding sequence ATGAACAATCTAGTTTTCATGCACGGCTTGAATGAAGAGCCGTATACCACAGATAAGATCATCGCAGAATGTAGTAATAATCAATCGAAAGTAGTTAAGAACCTTATCCGCAATCACAAAAACGATTTAGAAGAGTTTGGAATTTTGCATTTTGAAAATGCTAAATTACCCGGACGAGGACGGCCGCAAAAGACTTACCACCTTAACGAACAGCAAGCTACTTTATTGATTACTTACCTGGACAACACACCGCAGGTAAACCAATTCAAAAAGAACTTGGTTCGTGAGTTCTACCGCATGAAGAAAGAATTAACCCAGCGTCAAATTAACCGGGCAATCGGCAAACCACAACGAAAATCATTAACGGACGCTATCAAAGAATGGCCGCAAGCTCCCAAACATATCTATATCAATATGACCCAGTTACTTCTTAAACGTGCTACGGGCCTAACTGCTCAGCAAATTAAAAAGAGCCGCAACGTCAAGACGGCCCTTGATGGATTGACTATCAAAGAACAAGAACGTTACAGCCAATTGGAAAATATTGCTATCGGTTTAGTTGGACTAAATAAGACGTGGAACGAAGTAAAGGGTGTTCTGCTCTTAGCGTGA